A genomic region of Notamacropus eugenii isolate mMacEug1 chromosome 3, mMacEug1.pri_v2, whole genome shotgun sequence contains the following coding sequences:
- the LOC140496903 gene encoding LOW QUALITY PROTEIN: heterogeneous nuclear ribonucleoprotein H-like (The sequence of the model RefSeq protein was modified relative to this genomic sequence to represent the inferred CDS: inserted 1 base in 1 codon; deleted 1 base in 1 codon), giving the protein MMLSTEGGEGFVVKVRGLPWSCSADEVQRFFSECKIQNGASGIRFIYTREGRPSGQAFVELESEDEVKLALKKDRETMGHRYVEVFKSNNIEMDWVLKHTGPNSPDTANDGFVRLRGLPFGCSKEEIVQFFSGLEIVPNGITLPVDFQGRSTGEAFVQFASQEIAEKALKKHKERIGHRYIEIFKSSRAEVRTHYDPPRKLMAMQRPGPYDRPGAGRGYNSIGRGAGFERMRRGAYGGGYGGYDDYNGYNDGYGFGSDRFEETSITVFGMSDHRYGDGGSTFQSTTGHCVHMRGLPYRATENDINNFFSPLNPVRVHIEIGPDGRVTGEADVEFATHEDAVAAMSKDKANMQHRYVELFLNSTAGASGGAYEHRYVELFLNSTAGASGGAYGSQMMGGMGLSNQSSYGGPASQQLSGGYGGGYGGQSSMSGYDQVLQENSSXFSIKHCIGSQGAMNSSYYSSGSRASMGVNGMGGMSGMSSMSGGWGM; this is encoded by the exons ATGATGCTGAGCACCGAAGGCGGAGAAGGCTTCGTGGTGAAGGTCCGGGGCTTGCCCTGGTCCTGCTCGGCCGATGAAGTCCAACGCTTCTTCTCGGAATGCAAAATTCAAAATGGGGCATCAGGCATTCGTTTCATCTATACCCGAGAAGGCAGACCAAGTGGACAAGCATTTGTTGAACTTGAATCAGAAGATGAAGTCAAGTTGGCActgaaaaaagacagagaaactaTGGGACACAGATATGTTGAAGTATTCAAGTCAAACAACATTGAAATGGATTGGGTGTTGAAGCATACTGGTCCAAATAGTCCTGACACTGCCAATGATGGCTTTGTGCGCCTTAGAGGACTCCCATTTGGCTGTAGCAAGGAAgaaattgttcagtttttttcaggGTTGGAAATCGTGCCAAATGGGATAACATTGCCGGTGGACTTCCAGGGGAGGAGTACGGGGGAGGCCTTCGTGCAGTTTGCTTCACAGGAAATAGCTGAAAAGGCTCTAAAGAAACACAAGGAAAGAATAGGGCACAGGTACATTGAAATCTTCAAGAGCAGCCGGGCAGAAGTTCGTACTCATTATGATCCTCCTCGAAAGCTAATGGCTATGCAGCGGCCAGGTCCTTATGACAGGCCTGGGGCTGGCAGAGGCTATAACAGCATTGGTAGAGGAGCTGGGTTTGAAAGAATGAGGCGAGGTGCCTACGGTGGAGGGTATGGAGGCTATGATGACTACAATGGATATAATGATGGATATGGCTTTGGGTCGgatagattt gaagagacctcaattACTGTTTTTGGAATGTCTGATCATAGATATGGAGATGGTGGATCCACTTTCCAGAGTACAACAGGCCATTGTGTGCACATGAGAGGATTACCTTACAGAGCTACTGAAAATGATATTAACAATTTTTTCTCACCACTCAACCCTGTTCGAGTACACATTGAAATTGGACCTGATGGCAGAGTGACTGGAGAAGCAGATGTTGAATTTGCTACTCATGAAGATGCTGTGGCAGCTATGTCAAAAGACAAAGCCAATATGCAGCACAGATATGTAGAACTCTTCTTGAATTCTACAGCAGGAGCAAGCGGTGGTGCTTACGAACACAGATATGTAGAACTCTTCTTGAATTCTACAGCAGGAGCAAGTGGTGGTGCTTATGGTAGCCAAATGATGGGAGGCATGGGCTTGTCAAACCAGTCCAGTTACGGTGGTCCAGCTAGCCAGCAGCTGAGTGGGGGTTACGGAGGAGGCTACGGTGGTCAAAGCAGCATGAGCGGATATGACCAAGTTTTACAGGAAAACTCCA GATTTTCAATCAAACATTGCATAGGGAGCCAAGGAGCGATGAACAGCAGCTACTACAGTAGCGGGAGCCGTGCATCTATGGGAGTGAACGGAATGGGAGGGATGTCTGGCATGTCCAGTATGAGTGGTGGATGGGGAATGTAA